In the Candidatus Saccharimonas aalborgensis genome, one interval contains:
- a CDS encoding iron chaperone, with translation MTVDDYIGQFHSDVRERLETVRRAIRELAPDAEESMAYGMPAYKLHGKPLVYFAGYKNHIGFYATPNGHEAFKAEFAPYKQGKGSVQFPLNQPLPLELVKKVVRYRAYPDSAKK, from the coding sequence ATGACAGTTGACGACTATATCGGACAATTCCACAGCGACGTACGTGAACGGCTTGAAACCGTGCGCCGAGCTATTCGTGAACTTGCACCAGACGCCGAAGAATCGATGGCCTATGGCATGCCAGCATACAAACTACACGGTAAGCCGCTCGTTTACTTTGCTGGGTATAAAAACCACATCGGGTTCTACGCTACACCAAACGGTCACGAAGCGTTCAAAGCAGAATTTGCGCCGTACAAACAGGGCAAAGGTTCCGTTCAGTTTCCCCTCAACCAACCCTTGCCACTTGAACTGGTGAAAAAAGTCGTGAGGTACAGGGCATATCCAGATTCGGCGAAAAAGTAA
- a CDS encoding zinc ribbon domain-containing protein, whose amino-acid sequence MSKQCQSCGMPLSTKKAGDCRGTEADGTKSEKWCSLCYENGAFIGPDCTLDEMKTIVDKALVENGSGRLMRWLAQKQLPHLERWKT is encoded by the coding sequence ATGAGCAAACAATGCCAAAGCTGCGGGATGCCGCTAAGTACCAAAAAAGCAGGTGACTGTCGTGGTACAGAAGCAGACGGCACCAAGAGCGAGAAATGGTGTAGCCTCTGCTACGAAAATGGTGCGTTTATTGGACCAGATTGCACGCTCGATGAGATGAAAACAATTGTTGACAAAGCATTGGTCGAAAACGGCAGCGGCCGACTGATGCGTTGGCTGGCGCAGAAACAACTTCCCCATCTCGAGCGCTGGAAAACGTAA
- the msrA gene encoding peptide-methionine (S)-S-oxide reductase MsrA: MIEQIVVAGGCFWGMEELFRAQVGVVDTEVGYTGGSNDHPTYEHHPGHAEALRISYDPSQTTLATLLDYFFRIHDPTTVNRQGNDVGESYRSAIFYADDVQQDAATQAIGRAQPRWDGAIVTSLEPLTQFYSAEEYHQDYLQKHPGGYTCHYERTFVSDM; this comes from the coding sequence ATGATTGAACAAATCGTTGTAGCTGGTGGATGTTTTTGGGGCATGGAGGAGCTGTTTCGCGCGCAAGTCGGCGTTGTCGACACAGAAGTCGGTTACACTGGTGGTAGCAATGACCATCCAACCTATGAGCATCATCCTGGTCACGCTGAGGCGCTACGGATTAGTTACGATCCATCTCAGACGACACTAGCAACACTGTTAGATTATTTTTTCCGTATCCACGACCCCACGACGGTAAACCGTCAGGGAAATGATGTTGGCGAGTCGTATCGCTCAGCGATATTTTATGCTGATGACGTGCAGCAAGATGCGGCCACACAGGCGATTGGGCGGGCGCAGCCTCGCTGGGACGGTGCGATCGTGACGAGTCTGGAGCCGTTGACGCAGTTTTACTCGGCCGAAGAATATCACCAAGATTATTTGCAAAAGCACCCCGGTGGGTATACCTGTCACTACGAACGTACATTTGTGTCAGATATGTAA
- a CDS encoding DUF1801 domain-containing protein, giving the protein MTENKTKPTDVSVDEFIDTAAEPRRSEARRVVAIMREVTGVEPVMWGPSMIGFGSYHYKYESGREGDMLKVGFSPRKAAFVFYGLVFYDENEPNNQLLEKLGPHTRGKGCLYIKKLSDIDESILRMMIRNAYVH; this is encoded by the coding sequence ATGACTGAGAACAAAACGAAACCAACAGACGTCAGTGTCGATGAGTTTATCGACACAGCCGCCGAGCCACGACGGTCAGAAGCCCGTCGAGTAGTGGCAATTATGAGAGAAGTGACTGGGGTTGAACCGGTCATGTGGGGGCCGAGTATGATTGGATTCGGCAGCTATCATTATAAGTACGAGTCTGGTCGTGAGGGCGATATGCTCAAGGTCGGCTTCTCACCGCGTAAAGCAGCATTTGTGTTTTACGGACTCGTATTTTATGACGAAAACGAACCAAACAACCAACTTCTTGAAAAGCTCGGTCCGCATACGCGCGGCAAGGGTTGCCTTTATATCAAAAAACTTTCCGATATCGATGAGTCAATTCTGCGTATGATGATTCGTAATGCGTATGTCCACTAG
- a CDS encoding LiaF transmembrane domain-containing protein → MKRIITGITIILAGVMILLSNINVLNFGPVFADWWPLLLIGAGLLMLINDSKNYIWSLFVSGLGVLFLVNTLDIARVSVGDIFFPAVLVAIGLSILRQSTGSTIRRVSEKNDEDITAILGGSSHKNTSSDYRGGKVTAVMGGSEIDLSKATIKKDALLDVFVFMGGVELRVPENVIVKSRAVMVMGGIEDKTSPVHSKDAPILYLDGVLIMAGIEVKR, encoded by the coding sequence ATGAAACGAATTATCACGGGCATCACTATCATCCTCGCGGGTGTCATGATCTTACTCTCAAATATTAACGTATTGAACTTTGGTCCTGTGTTTGCTGATTGGTGGCCCCTACTGCTTATCGGAGCGGGACTACTGATGCTAATTAATGACAGCAAAAATTACATCTGGAGTTTGTTTGTGTCGGGCCTTGGGGTACTTTTTTTGGTAAACACGCTCGATATCGCAAGGGTAAGTGTAGGTGACATCTTTTTCCCAGCGGTTTTAGTGGCTATTGGCTTATCGATATTGCGTCAAAGCACCGGTTCTACTATTCGGCGAGTGAGTGAAAAAAATGACGAAGATATTACTGCAATACTCGGTGGCAGTTCGCACAAAAATACGTCGTCAGACTACCGTGGCGGTAAGGTGACGGCCGTGATGGGCGGCAGCGAAATTGATCTTAGCAAGGCAACTATTAAAAAAGACGCGCTGCTTGACGTTTTTGTGTTTATGGGTGGAGTGGAGCTACGCGTACCCGAAAATGTCATCGTGAAATCTCGCGCTGTTATGGTGATGGGTGGCATAGAAGACAAAACAAGCCCCGTTCACTCGAAAGATGCGCCGATACTCTATCTCGATGGGGTGCTCATCATGGCAGGTATCGAGGTAAAGCGCTGA
- a CDS encoding beta strand repeat-containing protein, whose protein sequence is MQTIKRVVLSLVIAAAPFFVVSPVSAAVDTCTWTGAVDNTWSNGGNWTGCDNAGVPENGDALTFPEVANNKSMNNDLVGLSVTGLSFTGTGYTVGGNAFSISTVTALDATESVTINADITYTAFNASITPSAGKTVTINGVSNFTLGGGEVNIGGSGRSGTVDFYGNITGTAAQLVAVSGATAVVRGAANTYTAATVGAESNAHFVCRSLTCFGDNANDIYSGGGVVELHTTGTYVNNIQTSVVTPDTSSIWAYDDVTLNGAITVNDGLYFGQGTNGKTLAVDGDVNLAAEDLQISGMSRAANVVINGVVSGNHSIFVYSSTLTLAGTNTYTGATYATSNNATIEVTNQSGLGTSGAGTQIGDGDSLEFNFASAQTVSEPLYVMGTGVSGTGAVVQTGASTTLSGAIALAGDTTFGVDSNALFSAFMLSGVISGTGNITVTTSPTTVVANSSIQFTGASPNTYTGKLTVQGVRFYPSKAASVVAVTGDMDVLASASKPSTVETAFSESIADTSHVHLVKDGSNKASLSIGSSATETIGYVTGDGELSVGANGAAVVLTSNADYTFSGTVSKFSNFPAGDSFVVKKGTGTATLTGGLDTSYIAGVAPVFGAQEGSLILNGVFTEAGTQVLSGATLKGTGTVGAVTVDNGGAVSVGNSPGCMTFGSLTLNSGSTYTQEISGTTACTQYDQATVTGAAVLGNATLATTLSTNPADGTVFTILTAASVSGTFNGLPDGATVNVNGVTLRINYTATSVTLTKVGGNLAPTGSSTAIYGLLGLCMVLLSTLALRRYRFNNHTN, encoded by the coding sequence ATGCAGACAATAAAACGAGTGGTGCTGAGTTTGGTAATCGCAGCAGCTCCATTTTTCGTTGTATCACCCGTATCGGCCGCCGTCGACACCTGTACGTGGACTGGTGCCGTTGATAATACCTGGAGCAATGGAGGCAACTGGACGGGTTGTGACAACGCCGGCGTGCCAGAAAACGGCGATGCGCTGACTTTTCCTGAGGTTGCAAACAATAAATCTATGAACAATGACCTCGTAGGACTTTCTGTGACCGGACTCAGTTTCACTGGTACCGGCTACACGGTAGGCGGAAATGCATTTAGTATCAGTACCGTGACAGCGCTCGATGCCACAGAATCCGTCACAATCAACGCCGACATTACCTATACGGCTTTTAACGCTTCTATCACGCCAAGTGCTGGTAAAACCGTCACGATTAACGGCGTAAGCAACTTCACACTTGGCGGTGGCGAGGTCAATATAGGCGGCTCCGGTCGATCTGGTACGGTCGACTTCTATGGCAACATCACCGGAACCGCAGCCCAACTCGTAGCCGTCAGCGGGGCAACTGCTGTTGTGCGAGGTGCCGCCAACACATACACGGCCGCAACAGTCGGTGCCGAGAGCAATGCGCATTTTGTCTGCCGCTCACTCACTTGTTTTGGAGACAACGCCAACGATATTTATAGTGGCGGTGGTGTCGTTGAACTACACACAACCGGCACATACGTAAACAACATTCAGACATCTGTAGTCACTCCCGATACTTCCTCTATATGGGCCTACGATGATGTGACGCTCAACGGTGCAATAACGGTCAATGACGGCCTGTACTTCGGGCAAGGCACCAATGGTAAAACATTGGCTGTCGATGGCGATGTAAACCTCGCCGCAGAAGACTTGCAAATCTCCGGTATGAGCCGTGCGGCAAATGTTGTTATAAATGGTGTGGTAAGTGGCAATCATAGTATTTTCGTTTACTCGTCTACACTGACACTAGCTGGGACCAATACATATACCGGTGCTACCTATGCGACATCTAATAACGCAACGATTGAGGTAACAAACCAAAGCGGACTCGGTACGAGTGGCGCTGGCACGCAAATCGGCGATGGTGATTCACTAGAGTTCAACTTTGCGAGTGCCCAGACAGTGAGCGAGCCGCTGTATGTTATGGGTACTGGTGTATCTGGTACGGGTGCAGTTGTCCAGACGGGTGCATCAACAACGCTATCTGGTGCTATTGCGCTCGCCGGTGACACAACCTTTGGCGTCGATAGCAACGCACTATTTTCAGCCTTCATGCTCTCAGGGGTTATATCTGGAACTGGGAATATTACCGTTACTACCAGCCCAACGACCGTGGTGGCCAATAGCTCTATCCAGTTTACTGGCGCCTCACCCAACACTTACACTGGTAAATTGACCGTCCAGGGCGTTCGTTTCTACCCTAGTAAAGCAGCTAGTGTCGTTGCGGTTACCGGCGACATGGACGTGCTCGCTTCAGCTAGCAAGCCATCGACTGTCGAGACCGCGTTCAGCGAATCGATCGCAGACACGAGCCACGTGCATCTTGTCAAAGACGGCAGCAACAAAGCAAGTTTGAGTATCGGCTCAAGCGCAACCGAAACCATCGGCTACGTCACGGGTGATGGTGAATTGTCGGTAGGTGCCAATGGCGCAGCTGTTGTTCTCACCAGCAACGCTGACTACACATTTAGTGGAACTGTCTCGAAATTTAGTAACTTCCCAGCTGGTGATTCCTTTGTCGTCAAAAAAGGTACCGGTACAGCAACTCTCACTGGCGGTCTCGATACAAGCTATATCGCAGGTGTCGCCCCAGTATTTGGCGCCCAAGAAGGATCACTTATCTTAAATGGTGTATTTACGGAAGCGGGTACGCAGGTCTTGAGTGGCGCGACACTCAAAGGCACTGGAACAGTTGGCGCTGTCACTGTCGATAACGGCGGCGCAGTGAGTGTTGGCAATAGCCCTGGTTGTATGACCTTCGGCTCACTGACCCTCAACTCTGGCTCCACATACACGCAAGAGATCTCTGGCACAACCGCCTGTACACAGTACGACCAAGCAACCGTCACCGGCGCCGCAGTGCTTGGCAATGCGACTCTAGCTACTACACTAAGTACAAACCCTGCTGACGGCACTGTCTTCACAATCTTGACCGCAGCGTCGGTCAGCGGCACATTTAACGGTCTCCCAGACGGCGCTACCGTGAACGTCAACGGCGTTACACTACGTATTAACTACACCGCAACATCAGTCACCTTGACGAAAGTTGGCGGTAACCTTGCACCAACCGGATCGTCTACCGCTATCTACGGGCTACTCGGTCTATGTATGGTGCTGCTTTCCACTCTTGCACTCAGACGTTATCGATTTAACAATCACACTAATTAG
- a CDS encoding MFS transporter: MKHFYRLLVNTLIANVTTSFLWFALTFWVYLETKNVMATAILGGSYMLMLAVTGLFFGTLVDRFHKKHVMTVASAITALMYGLGGAIYVFVPHEQLLTIGSPWFWLFTTIILCGCIVENSRNIALSTCVTIMVPEDRRANANGLVGMVQGLAFMITSIFSGLAIGYLGMGWTLVISIALTLFALIDLLFVTINEKQIIHDPKLQQKLVDFRGAWSAIQAVPGLLALILFATFNNLVGGVFMTLLDPYGLTLTSVQMWGFVYAISSLGFMVGGALVAKMGLGKNPLRVLLLGNVVVGIIGFVMGIRESLWLLAVSMFAYMSTVPVIEAAEQTTLQKIVPLKKQGRVFGFGQSVEAAASPVSAYMIGPIAQLWIIPYMASPEGKATWGWLVGQGEARGMALVFMGASLIMLIAALMAFRSRAYTSLTHKYRAAQAGSN, from the coding sequence ATGAAACATTTCTATCGTCTACTCGTAAACACGCTCATCGCCAACGTCACGACCAGCTTTTTGTGGTTTGCACTGACATTCTGGGTATATTTAGAGACGAAAAATGTTATGGCTACAGCAATCCTTGGCGGTAGTTATATGTTGATGCTGGCGGTCACCGGGTTGTTTTTCGGAACATTGGTTGACCGCTTTCATAAAAAGCATGTTATGACGGTCGCATCTGCCATAACGGCACTTATGTACGGTTTAGGCGGCGCTATCTATGTATTTGTGCCTCATGAGCAGCTGCTTACAATAGGTAGTCCGTGGTTTTGGTTGTTTACAACGATTATTTTGTGCGGCTGTATCGTCGAAAATAGCCGCAATATTGCCCTTAGTACCTGCGTGACAATTATGGTTCCTGAAGATAGGCGCGCGAACGCCAACGGGCTCGTCGGCATGGTGCAGGGTCTGGCTTTTATGATTACATCGATATTTAGCGGGTTGGCCATTGGCTACCTCGGCATGGGTTGGACGCTGGTGATTTCAATTGCGCTGACGCTTTTTGCTCTCATCGACTTGCTATTTGTAACAATCAACGAAAAGCAGATCATTCACGACCCCAAACTCCAACAGAAACTGGTTGATTTCAGAGGCGCATGGTCGGCCATACAAGCCGTGCCGGGCCTGCTGGCACTGATATTATTTGCAACATTTAACAATCTAGTCGGTGGTGTCTTTATGACATTGCTTGATCCGTATGGATTGACACTTACCAGCGTGCAGATGTGGGGATTTGTCTATGCAATCTCGAGCCTTGGGTTTATGGTTGGTGGGGCACTCGTTGCTAAAATGGGGTTAGGTAAAAACCCGCTACGCGTGCTGCTGCTTGGTAACGTCGTCGTCGGGATCATCGGTTTTGTTATGGGTATCCGTGAGTCGTTGTGGTTACTCGCGGTCAGTATGTTTGCCTATATGTCGACGGTGCCAGTTATCGAAGCGGCCGAACAAACGACACTGCAAAAAATCGTGCCGCTCAAAAAACAAGGTCGCGTGTTTGGGTTTGGGCAAAGTGTCGAAGCCGCGGCGTCACCCGTCTCGGCCTACATGATTGGCCCGATTGCGCAGCTCTGGATCATTCCGTACATGGCAAGCCCTGAAGGCAAGGCGACCTGGGGCTGGCTGGTCGGGCAGGGCGAAGCGCGCGGTATGGCCCTCGTATTTATGGGTGCAAGTCTCATCATGCTCATTGCAGCCCTCATGGCATTTCGATCGCGGGCGTATACGTCGTTGACTCACAAGTACAGGGCAGCACAAGCCGGCTCAAACTAG
- a CDS encoding YdcF family protein, with protein MRRLVLQQSDRDLAKIVWDYMRYEQPIEKTDLIFVLGSDDVRIADRAAEIYQAGYAPAILVSGDSGSTGKFFDRSEAEMLEQRMIKLGIPPSVIIKEEHATNTGENIIFGYKMIVELGLRASSILLVQKPFMLRRTYATFMQQWPADPKPRIMTTTIKASFDEYTSDARYDFSHTVNTMVGDLQRVMLYPKKGFQITQDIPPDVLDAYNELIRRGYTKHLL; from the coding sequence GTGAGAAGGCTCGTGTTGCAGCAGTCTGACCGAGATCTTGCCAAGATCGTTTGGGACTATATGCGTTATGAACAGCCGATCGAAAAGACTGATCTGATTTTTGTGCTTGGAAGTGATGATGTACGGATTGCTGATCGCGCCGCAGAAATCTATCAAGCAGGATATGCTCCTGCCATCCTCGTTTCAGGAGACAGCGGGTCAACAGGCAAGTTTTTTGATCGTAGTGAAGCGGAGATGCTTGAACAAAGGATGATTAAACTTGGCATACCACCCAGCGTAATTATAAAAGAAGAACATGCCACGAACACAGGTGAAAACATTATTTTTGGATATAAAATGATTGTCGAATTGGGGCTGAGGGCATCGAGTATACTACTCGTTCAAAAACCATTTATGCTGAGACGGACCTATGCGACCTTCATGCAGCAGTGGCCAGCGGATCCAAAGCCACGCATCATGACCACTACTATAAAAGCTAGTTTCGATGAGTACACAAGCGACGCGCGCTATGACTTTTCGCACACGGTTAACACAATGGTGGGTGATCTTCAACGGGTAATGTTATATCCAAAAAAAGGATTCCAAATAACCCAAGATATACCACCAGACGTACTTGATGCCTATAACGAATTAATACGTCGTGGCTATACGAAGCACCTCTTATAG
- the msrB gene encoding peptide-methionine (R)-S-oxide reductase MsrB, with protein MKQPINPSLNSAQVAVLRDKATEAPFSGKFLELNENGTYACANCNTPLFASDNKFDSGCGWPSFDDALPGSVEFTDDTSHGMQRTEVTCSDCGGHLGHIFEDGPCETTGKRYCINSLSLSFALKK; from the coding sequence ATGAAACAACCCATAAATCCCAGTCTAAACAGTGCGCAAGTTGCGGTACTCCGTGACAAAGCAACTGAGGCGCCGTTTAGCGGCAAATTTTTAGAGCTAAACGAAAACGGTACTTATGCCTGCGCCAACTGCAACACGCCCTTGTTTGCATCAGATAACAAATTCGACTCTGGCTGTGGCTGGCCGAGTTTCGACGATGCGCTGCCAGGCAGTGTTGAGTTCACCGACGACACTAGTCACGGTATGCAGCGTACAGAAGTGACTTGTAGTGACTGCGGGGGCCACCTCGGCCATATCTTTGAGGACGGCCCATGCGAAACCACCGGCAAACGCTACTGTATCAATTCATTGTCACTCAGTTTTGCCCTGAAAAAGTGA
- a CDS encoding PadR family transcriptional regulator, whose translation MELNSQLLKGVLDGGILLAISARGELYGYELCSALATYGFDTVRSGSIYPALLRLERDGHIDSVLRSSPVGPDRKYYRITEKGIEYMQQFIEFWESMNQSINQLIREVQ comes from the coding sequence ATGGAATTAAATAGCCAACTACTAAAAGGCGTCCTAGATGGCGGAATACTACTTGCAATTTCAGCCCGTGGCGAGCTGTATGGGTACGAATTGTGCAGTGCTCTTGCCACATATGGTTTCGATACAGTTCGGAGTGGTAGTATTTATCCCGCCCTGCTTCGCCTAGAACGAGATGGTCACATAGACTCAGTACTACGCAGCTCGCCTGTCGGACCAGACCGTAAATATTATCGTATAACCGAAAAAGGAATCGAATATATGCAACAGTTCATCGAATTCTGGGAGTCCATGAATCAATCAATAAACCAACTCATTCGGGAGGTACAATGA
- a CDS encoding DUF1129 domain-containing protein, with translation MKDNTKLHTLQAVVNQLEPENKQVFSYIKRYVTDQSLYEQKATEGVLIEIASHFYEAQKQGIKAKEVVGNNPKKYCSELGLSLVRKPWRFALMLGAALSWSVFLILFLSEYALNMYGVRSPFSGQNHLLILLTPLVILLLLDFIYDAFRNTVNPILLKVLLAAASISVIIAIVLSYERAVESFPEFTQSNISLLIIFLVTLGSWGRVWRHRKIHLS, from the coding sequence ATGAAAGACAATACCAAATTACACACGCTTCAAGCAGTGGTTAACCAGCTTGAGCCAGAAAACAAACAGGTCTTTAGCTATATTAAACGCTATGTAACAGACCAAAGCCTATACGAGCAGAAAGCAACCGAAGGAGTGCTGATCGAAATTGCATCTCACTTTTATGAGGCCCAAAAACAAGGTATCAAAGCCAAGGAGGTCGTCGGGAATAATCCAAAAAAATATTGTAGTGAACTTGGGCTATCCCTTGTACGCAAACCGTGGCGCTTCGCTTTAATGCTCGGCGCTGCTCTGTCATGGAGCGTTTTTCTAATTCTTTTTCTTAGCGAATATGCACTCAATATGTATGGCGTCAGATCGCCATTCAGTGGACAAAACCACTTACTGATCTTATTGACACCACTAGTTATTTTACTGCTACTCGACTTTATATATGATGCTTTCCGTAATACGGTCAACCCGATACTGTTAAAGGTCTTACTGGCTGCTGCCTCCATATCTGTCATCATAGCTATCGTACTTTCTTACGAAAGAGCAGTTGAGTCTTTTCCTGAATTTACACAATCAAATATTTCACTTCTAATAATTTTCTTGGTCACTCTGGGCTCATGGGGCCGGGTGTGGCGACACAGAAAAATTCACTTGTCCTAA
- a CDS encoding DUF4332 domain-containing protein, translating to MTSIVDIEGIGAKWADKLAEAGIRTTEKLLEVAGPKAGRVALASQVGASEATVLEWVNRADLMRIKGVGEEYSDLLEAVGVDSPTELAQRNAANLVAAMQSHARLVRRLPTESEVQAWIDDAKMLDKVVTH from the coding sequence ATGACAAGTATTGTAGATATCGAAGGAATCGGTGCAAAATGGGCAGACAAACTAGCTGAAGCGGGCATACGAACTACTGAAAAGTTACTAGAGGTTGCTGGTCCAAAGGCAGGACGAGTTGCCCTAGCGAGTCAGGTGGGGGCAAGCGAAGCAACGGTACTTGAGTGGGTAAATCGTGCAGACCTCATGCGCATCAAGGGTGTTGGTGAAGAATATTCTGACCTGCTCGAAGCGGTTGGTGTCGACAGTCCGACTGAGCTTGCACAGCGAAACGCAGCGAATCTCGTTGCGGCCATGCAATCACACGCCCGACTTGTACGTCGTTTGCCAACTGAGTCTGAGGTGCAGGCATGGATTGATGATGCCAAAATGCTTGATAAGGTCGTTACGCACTAG
- a CDS encoding ferritin-like domain-containing protein, with translation MTQLRITITAIIAIAITILAGVVGYSVAIRYEPSPTNKIQTNMVANNSNAFDSTIEQGSATKDTTESLLLYLIEEEKLAHDVYTKMYELYGVRVFGNILSSEQAHQSRVLTLLQARNVADPRSAELGVFRNQELQTLYNQLIAQGSKSVIQAYKAGIAIEEKDIADINAQLKTASDQDVILTLEGLRRGSENHLRAFSSQF, from the coding sequence ATGACACAACTTCGAATAACAATTACCGCTATAATAGCTATAGCAATAACGATACTAGCGGGTGTAGTAGGTTATAGTGTCGCCATTCGGTATGAGCCCTCTCCCACGAATAAGATTCAAACAAACATGGTAGCAAATAATTCCAATGCGTTTGATTCTACAATTGAACAAGGTTCTGCTACCAAAGACACGACAGAGTCGCTCCTGTTGTACCTTATTGAGGAAGAGAAGCTTGCACACGATGTCTACACAAAGATGTATGAGCTCTATGGAGTTAGGGTATTCGGTAACATACTTAGTAGCGAACAGGCACATCAAAGCCGAGTTCTGACGTTGCTCCAAGCGCGAAATGTTGCTGATCCGCGGTCGGCCGAACTCGGAGTATTTCGTAATCAAGAACTACAGACCCTGTATAATCAACTGATCGCTCAAGGTAGCAAAAGCGTTATCCAGGCATATAAGGCCGGGATTGCAATCGAGGAAAAAGATATTGCAGATATCAACGCTCAGCTCAAAACTGCCAGTGATCAGGACGTTATCTTGACCCTAGAGGGGCTTCGTAGGGGTTCCGAGAACCACTTACGCGCCTTTAGTAGTCAGTTCTAA
- the trxA gene encoding thioredoxin, whose product MALYSTTTNQEFDDKVLKSKKIVLVDFWATWCPPCRVMAPILEDVAKKMDDVLDVIKIDVEASADNSQLASKYGVRGIPNMQVFKGGKVVKELVGARPANVLESELKSVTS is encoded by the coding sequence GTGGCTCTTTATAGTACAACAACAAATCAAGAATTTGATGACAAAGTTCTAAAAAGTAAAAAGATAGTGCTCGTAGATTTTTGGGCAACGTGGTGTCCACCGTGTCGCGTGATGGCGCCAATTCTTGAAGATGTGGCAAAGAAGATGGATGATGTGCTTGACGTCATTAAGATTGATGTCGAAGCATCGGCGGACAATAGCCAGTTGGCAAGCAAATATGGCGTGCGGGGTATTCCTAATATGCAAGTCTTTAAGGGTGGCAAGGTTGTCAAGGAACTTGTAGGGGCACGACCTGCCAATGTGCTAGAGAGTGAGCTAAAAAGCGTCACCAGTTAG
- the trhO gene encoding oxygen-dependent tRNA uridine(34) hydroxylase TrhO yields MQKILLYYKFFPIDDPELLKLWQKTLCDSLNLKGRILVSTQGINGTVGGDIDDLKRYIKATKAFPGFKDILWKWSDGSRDDFPRMSVKVKKELVAFETWDEIKIDTNGVVGRGPHLKPHEVNEMVEKYGDNVVFFDGRNHYEAKVGQFKNAVVPDTRTSRDFKRELESGKYDDLKDKKVISYCTGGVRCELLSAMMKQRGFKDVYQIDGGIVKYGEAYGDDGLWEGQLYVFDGRMGMNFSDHTKTIGRCVHCDGPTSNYENCAEPSCNELVLICKSCMNNKENLFHTMSCREKARVAAV; encoded by the coding sequence ATGCAAAAAATACTGCTGTACTATAAGTTTTTCCCAATCGATGATCCTGAGCTTTTAAAGTTATGGCAAAAAACTCTCTGCGATTCACTCAATCTAAAAGGTCGGATCCTCGTAAGTACGCAAGGTATCAACGGTACGGTTGGCGGGGATATCGATGATCTCAAGCGCTACATTAAAGCCACAAAAGCATTCCCGGGATTTAAAGATATCTTATGGAAGTGGTCCGATGGTTCACGCGATGATTTCCCGCGCATGAGCGTAAAAGTCAAAAAGGAACTTGTAGCATTTGAAACATGGGACGAAATCAAGATCGACACAAACGGAGTAGTGGGAAGGGGCCCTCACCTTAAGCCTCATGAGGTTAACGAAATGGTTGAGAAATATGGTGATAACGTGGTGTTTTTTGACGGACGCAATCACTACGAAGCAAAAGTAGGCCAGTTCAAAAATGCTGTCGTGCCCGATACGCGGACGAGCCGTGACTTCAAGCGTGAACTTGAGAGCGGTAAATATGACGATCTCAAAGACAAAAAAGTGATTAGTTATTGTACGGGCGGTGTGCGCTGTGAACTCCTGAGCGCTATGATGAAGCAGCGTGGCTTCAAAGATGTTTACCAAATTGATGGAGGCATCGTGAAATACGGTGAGGCATATGGTGATGATGGATTGTGGGAAGGCCAGCTCTATGTCTTCGATGGTCGCATGGGAATGAACTTTAGTGATCATACCAAGACTATTGGGAGGTGTGTGCATTGTGATGGACCAACCAGCAATTACGAGAATTGTGCTGAGCCAAGCTGTAATGAGTTGGTGCTGATATGTAAGTCATGTATGAACAATAAAGAAAATCTATTTCATACTATGTCCTGTCGTGAGAAGGCTCGTGTTGCAGCAGTCTGA